GGTCGTGGTGGTGGCCCCAAGAGACTTGGGGTTCTGACCCAACCACCAACGACCAAGTGGAGGTTCCCACCATGATGCGCGCGCTCGACCCTGAAGTCCAAGATGCCGTCTGGGCTGCTGCGGAACCCCTGATCCCGCCCGCCGCTTCGGATCACCCACTCGGCTGCCACCGACCGAGGATCTCCGATCGGATCTGCTTCGACGGCATGCTTGTCCGCCTGGCGACGGGCTGTTCGTGGGAAGACGCCGAGCGCCTCATGGGCAACAAGGTGTCTGACACCACGATGCGGTCACGCCGAGACGAGTGGATCGACGCGGGGGTCTTCGACGCGTTGGAAGATGAGGCGCAGCGCGCCTACGACAAGATCATCGGTCTCGATCTCTCCGACACCTCGGTCGACGGCTCCTTGCACAAAAGCCCTTGTGGGGGCGAGGGAACGGGGAAGAATCCCACCGACAGGGCGAAGCTCGGATGGAAGTGGTCGATCCTCACCGACCTGAACGGCATCCCGATCGGAGTGGCCGTCGACGGCGCCAATCGCAACGACTCGGTCATGTTGGCTCCGACGCTCGACGACGCGGCAACGCGCGGCCTGCTCTTGGACATCGAGACGATCCACCTCGACCGGGGCTACGACTCAGAAGCGACCCGCACCCGACTTGCCGAGCGCGACATCGATGACGCCGTCATCGCCAAGAAGCGCAGGAAGGGGGCGGCGAA
This portion of the Acidimicrobiales bacterium genome encodes:
- a CDS encoding IS5 family transposase; amino-acid sequence: MMRALDPEVQDAVWAAAEPLIPPAASDHPLGCHRPRISDRICFDGMLVRLATGCSWEDAERLMGNKVSDTTMRSRRDEWIDAGVFDALEDEAQRAYDKIIGLDLSDTSVDGSLHKSPCGGEGTGKNPTDRAKLGWKWSILTDLNGIPIGVAVDGANRNDSVMLAPTLDDAATRGLLLDIETIHLDRGYDSEATRTRLAERDIDDAVIAKKRRKGAAKGKNPQPMGMRWPVERTNSWLSNFGQLRRNTDRKSIHRRTQLSLAVVLLLTAKLIDWRNRWSPCSVPIR